A window of Oncorhynchus keta strain PuntledgeMale-10-30-2019 chromosome 27, Oket_V2, whole genome shotgun sequence contains these coding sequences:
- the LOC118359627 gene encoding RAF proto-oncogene serine/threonine-protein kinase: MEHLQGAWKTLSNGFGMKDSVFEGPCLSPTMVQGFPSQRRSSDDSKIPDSKTSSTIRVYLPNQQRTVVNVRPGMTLHSCLIKALKVRGLQPECCAVFRLHPGQRSKKSRMDWNTDSTSLIGEELLVKVLDHVPLTTHNFVRKTFLKLAFCDICQKFLLNGFRCQTCGYKFHEHCSTKVPTMCVDWSNIRQLLLFPTPGESGGPSLPPLTSRRMRESLSRLPSSSLHRCSTPHAFNYTAPYPPTGGALSQRQRSTSTPNVHMVSTTMPVDSSMMEEAMRNHEAMRNHDSGGSSPSQSPTGWSQSQSNTPAPDRRERAPSFNTQEKHKIRPRDKRDSSYYWEIEASEVVLHSCIGSGSFGTVYKGKWHGDVAVKILKVIDPTPEQFQAFRNEVAVLRKTRHVNILLFMGYMTKDNLAIVTQWCEGSSLYKHLHVQETNFQMFQLIDIARQTAQGMDYLHAKNIIHRDMKSNNIFLHEGLTVKIGDFGLATVKARWSGSHQVEQPSGSILWMAPEVIRMQDNMPYSFQSDVYSYGVVLHELMTGELPYSQIANRDQIIFMVGRGYLSPDLSKLYKSCPKAMKRLVADCIKKIKDERPLFPQILSSIELLQHSLPKINRSASEPSMHRASHTEDINAFTSTYSRLPVF; this comes from the exons ATGGAGCACCTCCAGGGAGCATGGAAGACCCTGAGCAACGGCTTTGGGATGAAGGACTCTGTGTTCGAGGGCCCTTGCCTTTCCCCGACCATGGTGCAGGGCTTCCCCTCCCAGCGCCGCTCCTCCGACGACAGTAAGATCCCCGACTCCAAGACCAGCAGCACCATCCGCGTCTACCTCCCCAACCAGCAGCGCACAGTG GTGAATGTGAGGCCAGGTATGACCCTGCACAGCTGCCTGATCAAAGCGCTGAAGGTGCGGGGCCTGCAACCGGAGTGCTGTGCTGTCTTCAGACTGCACCCAGGACAGAGGAG TAAAAAGTCACGTATGGATTGGAATACCGACTCTACCTCACTAATTGGGGAAGAACTGCTGGTGAAAGTCTTAGATCATGTCCCCTTGACGACGCACAACTTT GTTCGGAAAACATTTCTGAAGTTGGCCTTCTGCGATATATGCCAGAAGTTCCTTTTGAATGGTTTCCGTTGCCAAACATGCGGCTACAAATTCCATGAGCATTGCAGCACCAAAGTGCCCACGATGTGTGTGGATTGGAGCAACATCAGACAGCTCCT gttgttCCCGACACCAGGTGAAAGTGggggtccatctcttcctcctcttacTTCTCGGCGAATGAGAGAATCGCTGTCCCGACTCCCCAGCAG CTCTCTTCACCGTTGCTCTACCCCTCACGCCTTCAACTACACGGCCCCTTACCCACCCACGGGGGGCGCTCTGTCCCAGAGGCAGCGCTCCACCTCCACGCCCAACGTCCACATGGTCAGCACCACCATGCCCGTCGACAGCAGCATGATGGAG GAAGCAATGCGTAATCATGAAGCAATGCGTAATCATGACTCAG GTGGGAGTTCCCCCAGCCAGAGTCCCACAGGCTGGTCCCAGTCCCAGTCTAACACCCCAGCTCCAGACAGACGAGAGAGGGCTCCTTCATTCAACACTCAGGAGAAACACAAAATA CGTCCGAGGGACAAGCGGGACTCCAGTTATTACTGGGAGATTGAGGCCAGTGAAGTGGTTCTTCACTCCTGTATCGGCTCAGGCTCCTTCGGAACGGTATACAAAGGGAAATGGCACG GTGACGTAGCGGTGAAGATCCTAAAGGTGATTGACCCCACGCCAGAGCAGTTCCAGGCCTTCAGAAACGAGGTGGCTGTCCTTAG GAAAACGCGGCACGTCAACATCCTGTTGTTCATGGGCTACATGACGAAGGACAACCTGGCCATCGTGACCCAGTGGTGTGAGGGCAGCAGCCTCTACAAACACCTTCACGTCCAGGAGACCAACTTCCAGATGTTCCAGCTTATAGACATTGCCAGGCAGACAGCTCAGGGCATGGA CTATTTACACGCCAAAAACATCATCCACCGGGACATGAAGTCAAACA ATATCTTCCTACATGAGGGCCTGACGGTGAAGATAGGAGACTTTGGTCTGGCCACGGTCAAGGCCAGGTGGAGTGGTTCTCACCAGGTGGAGCAACCCTCAGGGTCCATACTGTGGATG GCTCCTGAGGTTATCCGTATGCAGGACAACATGCCCTATAGTTTCCAGTCTGACGTGTACTCCTACGGTGTTGTCCTCCATGAGCTGATGACGGGAGAGCTGCCATACTCACAGATAGCCAACAGAGACCAG ATCATCTTCATGGTGGGCCGGGGGTACCTGTCTCCAGATCTCAGTAAGCTTTATAAGAGCTGTCCTAAGGCCATGAAGAGGCTGGTGGCCGACTGCATCAAGAAAATCAAGGACGAGAGGCCACTGTTCCCCCAG ATCCTGTCGTCAATTGAGCTGCTCCAGCACTCCCTGCCTAAGATCAACCGCAGTGCCTCAGAACCCTCCATGCACAGAGCCTCCCACACCGAGGATATTAACGCCTTCACTTCCACCTATAGCAGACTGCCTGTGTTCTGA
- the LOC118359626 gene encoding CCHC-type zinc finger nucleic acid binding protein-like, producing the protein MEMSSSSECFRCGRPGHWIKNCPEAGSGGRGRGRGRGRGKDLFCYRCGEQGHIARDCEQTEDACYNCHRSGHISRDCKEPKKEREQCCYSCGKAGHVARDCDHANEQKCYSCGGFGHIQKLCDKVKCYRCGEIGHVAVQCSKASEVNCYKCGNTGHLAKECTIEATA; encoded by the exons ATGGAGATGAGCAGCAGCAGTGAGTGCTTTCGATGTGGCCGTCCTGGGCATTGGATCAAGAACTGTCCTGAAGCTGGGAGTGGGGGGCGTGGCCGCGGCAGGggcagaggaagaggaaagg ATCTGTTCTGCTATCGCTGTGGAGAGCAAGGTCACATTGCCAGGGACTGTGAACAGACTGAGGATG CCTGCTACAACTGCCACAGGAGTGGTCATATTTCCCGGGACTGCAAGGAGCCCAAAAAGGAGAGGGAGCAGTGCTGCTACAGCTGTGGCAAGGCTGGCCACGTGGCCCGTGACTGTGACCATGCCAACGAGCAGAAGTGCTATTCCTGCGGTGGCTTTGGTCACATCCAGAAACTCTGCGATAAAGTCAAATGTTACAG gtgtgGCGAGATTGGCCATGTTGCTGTGCAGTGCAGCAAAGCCAGTGAGGTGAACTGCTACAAATGCGGCAACACCGGCCACCTGGCGAAAGAGTGCACCATCGAAGCCACCGCATAA
- the LOC118359625 gene encoding haloacid dehalogenase-like hydrolase domain-containing 5 yields MRGLLPFYRALNALCNRQVRRRAGFAGSECGFSGIVSISKPQPCFGLLFDIDGVLVRGKIPIPAAKKAFQKLVNSQGQFVVPVVFVTNAGNCMRQMKADQLSHILGVPITMDQVMMSHSPLRMFKKYHDKCVLVSGQGPVLDIAKNLGFQNVVSIDMLRESFPLLDMVDHNRRPKLPSSPIANLPTVEAVILFGEPIRWETNLQLIIDILLTNGNLSGAHQTQKLPHLPLLACNMDLMWMAEAQSPRFGHGTFLVCLENIYKKITGKEVKYKALMGKPSELTYHFAEYLIRGQAAERNWTQPITSLYAIGDNLMTDIYGANLYSCYLKERNRRKNSKAVAKMATGTGSNASLPQDNDHLENAWESELAPPSATSCKSILVCTGVYNPHTEVPTYANKCIKETVFHGHRDFRFDPALVEPGHIVQDVADAVELIFEQEKFVPQ; encoded by the exons ATGAGGGGACTCCTGCCGTTTTACCGAGCTCTGAACGCCCTGTGTAACCGACAAGTCAGGCGAAGAGCTGGATTTGCCGGTTCTGAGTGCGGGTTTAGCGGAATCGTGTCTATTAGCAAG CCACAGCCATGCTTTGGCCTGCTGTTTGACATCGATGGCGTGCTTGTCCGGGGAAAGATACCCATCCCTGCTGCAAAAAAGGCCTTCCAAAAACTGGTCAACTCCCAGGGACAATTTGTGGTACCAGTTGTTTTTGTCACCAACGCAGGGAATTGTATGCGGCAGATGAAAGCAGACCAGCTCTCGCACATCCTGGGAGTGCCT ATCACCATGGACCAGGTGATGATGTCACACAGTCCACTGAGGATGTTCAAGAAATACCATGACAAGTGTGTTCTGGTGTCAGGACAAGGGCCCGTCCTGGATATTGCCAAAAA CTTGGGCTTCCAGAATGTGGTCAGTATCGACATGTTGAGAGAATCCTTTCCTCTGCTGGACATGGTGGACCACAACAGACGGCCCAAACTGCCG TCCAGTCCTATTGCCAACCTTCCCACAGTAGAAG CTGTTATTCTGTTTGGGGAGCCCATCCGATGGGAGACTAACCTCCAGCTGATAATTGATATCCTTCTGACCAATGGGAACCTGAGCGGAGCCCATCAGACCCAAAAGCTTCCCCATCTCCCCCTGCTGGCCTGCAACATGGATCTCATGTGGATGGCTGAGGCCCAGTCTCCACG GTTTGGTCATGGGACATTCCTGGTGTGCCTGGAGAACATCTACAAGAAGATAACAGGTAAAGAGGTGAAGTACAAAGCTCTGATGGGGAAGCCCAGTGAACTGACCTACCACTTTGCTGAGTACCTCATCAGAGGCCAGGCTGCGGAGAGAAACTGGACACAGCCCATTACCTCCCTCTATGCTATTGG GGATAACCTGATGACTGACATCTATGGGGCCAACCTCTACAGTTGTTACCtgaaggagagaaacaggaggaagAACTCCAAAGCTGTTGCCAAGATGGCCACTGGCACTGGCTCTAATGCATCCCTTCCCCAGGACAATGACCACTTAGAGAACGCCTGGGAGAGCGAGCTGGCACCCCCCTCCGCCACCTCCTGCAAGTCCATCCTGGTGTGTACTGGGGTGTACAACCCCCACACGGAGGTGCCCACTTATGCCAACAAGTGCATCAAGGAGACTGTGTTTCACGGGCATCGCGACTTCCGCTTTGACCCGGCGTTGGTAGAGCCCGGGCACATCGTGCAGGACGTGGCTGACGCCGTGGAGCTTATCTTTGAGCAGGAGAAGTTTGTGCCTCAGTAA